A genome region from Oncorhynchus masou masou isolate Uvic2021 unplaced genomic scaffold, UVic_Omas_1.1 unplaced_scaffold_2060, whole genome shotgun sequence includes the following:
- the LOC135532849 gene encoding uncharacterized protein LOC135532849 encodes MALRTAGSVLGVFLWSVAVVLGQDGWSVTYTTQSICTLKGSTVELTCSYTYPRGHTVTTTYWFNKYDAVGPVSLSDDPDYKGRVTYLEDEENGHTQTITDLRESDSATYKFRFTDQTGTWRYTGDPGVTLSVTGLQVKVTGGHQDKTLTCITTCTLTDNPTYIWYKNGQHLDESTSPQYKDPVSSNYGDSYSCAVKGHEDLLSPAV; translated from the exons atggccttgagaacagcaggaagtgtgttgggggtctttctctggtctgtagcAG TGGTACTGGGTCAGGATGGCTGGAGTGTGACATACACCACTCAGAGTATCTGTaccttgaaggggtcaacagtggagctgacctgctcttacacatatcccagAGGTCATACAGTCACAACAACCTACTGGTTCAACAAATATGATGCTGTTGGTCCTGTAAGTCTGAGTGATGACCCAGACTACAAAGGACGTGTGACGTACCTTGAGGATGAAGAGAATGGTCACACCCAGACaatcacagacctgagagagagtgaCTCAGCTACGTACAAATTCAGATTTACAGATCAGACTGGAACATGGAGATATACTGGTgatcctggagtcactctgtctgtcacag GTCTTCAGGTGAAGGTGACTGGTGGACATCAGGAtaagacactgacctgtatcaccacctgtactctgactgacaaccccacctacatctggtacaagaacggacaacATCTAGATGAGAGCACCTCCCCCCAGTACAAAGacccagtctccagtaactatggagacagttactcctgtgctgtaaaaggccatgaggatctcctctctcctgcagtgT